The following proteins come from a genomic window of Populus nigra chromosome 6, ddPopNigr1.1, whole genome shotgun sequence:
- the LOC133697074 gene encoding E3 ubiquitin-protein ligase RGLG2-like, with product MGGKSSKESSWRDYSSYGSANSPSSSSSNQNGYPPASPYPYPSPEHNSYYTSQNHHAPAPSSSSYPYESQRTPQHPQKRLDRKYSRIADNYKTLDQVTAALAQAGLESSNLIVGIDFTKSNEWTGARSFNRRSLHHIGNGQNPYEQAISIIGRTLSAFDEDNLIPCYGFGDASTHDQDVFSFFPDERFCNGFEEVLMQYKEIVPNLRLAGPTSFAPVIEMAITIVEQSGGQYHVLLIIADGQVTRSVDTQSGQLSPQERRTIDAIVRASKYPLSIILVGVGDGPWDMMREFDDNIPARAFDNFQFVNFTEIMSKNVSESRKETEFALASLMEIPSQHQATIELGLLGHHRGNAPERVPLPPPLYGPHSSSRSNASRSSSFQRRVPSYSRYDTPVSGYETASGKAPSPSSVYDNQVCVICLTNPKDMAFGCGHQTCCDCGEDLQLCPICRRPIQTRIRLY from the exons ATGGGAGGTAAAAGCTCAAAAGAGTCCAGTTGGAGAGATTATTCTTCTTATGGTTCAGCCAattcaccttcttcttcttcatcgaaTCAGAATGGTTATCCTCCAGCATCACCATATCCGTATCCATCTCCTGAACATAATTCCTATTACACTTCTCAGAATCACCATGCGCCTGCTCCTAGTTCATCATCTTATCCTTATGAATCACAAAGAACCCCCCAACATCCACAGAAGAGGTTGGATAGGAAATACTCGAGAATAGCTGACAATTACAAGACCCTGGATCAG GTGACTGCTGCTCTTGCTCAAGCTGGGTTAGAGTCTTCTAATCTCATTGTTGGAATTGACTTCACAAAAAGCAACGAGTGGACAG GTGCAAGATCATTCAATCGGCGAAGCTTACATCATATTGGAAATGGTCAAAATCCATATGAACAAGCAATATCAATTATTGGGAGGACTTTATCTGCATTTGATGAGGATAACTTAATTCCATGTTATGGATTCGGAGATG CATCAACTCATGATCAGGATGTCTTCAGTTTCTTTCCGGATGAGAGATTCTGTAATGGATTCGAGGAGGTGCTGATGCAATACAAAGAAATTGTTCCCAACCTTCGGCTCGCGG GACCGACATCTTTTGCACCTGTTATTGAGATGGCCATAACTATTGTTGAGCAAAGTGGTGGGCAGTACCATGTTTTACTGATAATTGCTGATGGACAG GTGACGAGAAGTGTTGACACGCAGTCTGGCCAGCTCAGTCCACAAGAGAGAAGGACAATTGATGCAATTGTCAGAGCAAG CAAATACCCTTTATCGATCATCTTAGTTGGAGTTGGTGATGGACCTTGGGACATGATGAGGGAGTTCGATGATAACATCCCTGCTCGAGCCTTCGACAATTTCCAG TTTGTGAATTTTACAGAAATAATGTCCAAAAATGTGAGtgaatcaagaaaagaaacagaATTTGCTCTTGCATCATTGATGGAAATACCTTCTCAACATCAAGCAACTATTGAGCTTGGCTTATTAGG TCACCATAGAGGGAATGCGCCAGAGAGGGTTCCTTTGCCCCCACCACTTTACGGCCCACATTCTTCAAGCAGATCAAATGCTTCCCGCTCAAGCAGCTTCCAGCGGCGGGTACCTTCTTATTCTAGATATGATACACCAGTTAGTGGATACGAAACAGCATCAGGGAAGGCTCCATCTCCTAGCTCTGTGTACGATAATCAG GTTTGCGTCATTTGTCTTACCAATCCAAAGGACATGGCCTTCGGCTGCGGGCACCAG ACTTGTTGTGACTGTGGAGAAGACCTCCAACTGTGCCCTATATGTCGACGCCCAATACAGACCAGAATCAGGCTCTATTAA
- the LOC133696567 gene encoding glycosyl hydrolase 5 family protein-like — translation MGRLVFFSFLTIFSFLITFYDVMIPQKQVMALPLSTDSRWIVDENGQRVKLACVNWVSHLEVMVAEGLSKQPLDGIAKRILSMGFNCVRLTWPVFLVTNDTLGSLTVRQSLQSHGLLESISGIQANNPSIIDLSLLDVYQAVVSSLGNNNVMVILDNHISKPGWCCSNFDGNGFFGDQYFDPDLWITGLTRMASMFKGVPNVVGMSLRNELRGPKQNVNDWYRYMQKGAEAVHSANPDVIVILSGLNYDKDLSFLRNRPLNLTFSGKIVFEVHWYGFTDGEAWKNGNSNQVCGRVVDNMMRVSGFLLDQGWPLFVSEFGVDQRGTNVNDNRYLGCFLSVAAELDLDWALWTLVGSYYLRQGVLGMNEYYGVMNWNWCEARNSTFLQQISVLQSPFQGPGLSEANPHKVIFHPSTGLCVLRKSMFEPLRLGRCTESEAWNYTPQKILSVKGTYFCLQTDDLAKPAKLGIICTDSNSKWETISDSKMHFSSNASNGIAVCLDVDSNNTIVTNTCKCLSRDNACDPESQWFKLVNSTRSSAMTKPLSQMNSILNFPAKDFHGSF, via the exons ATGGGGAGGCTTGTTTTCTTCTCATTTCTCACCATCTTCTCTTTCCTTATAACATTCTATGATGTGATGATACCACAAAAGCAAGTCATGGCACTCCCTCTGTCAACTGACTCACGGTGGATCGTGGACGAAAACGGGCAAAGAGTGAAGCTGGCATGCGTGAATTGGGTATCACATCTTGAGGTCATGGTAGCCGAGGGGCTTAGCAAGCAGCCCTTGGATGGTATCGCCAAGCGGATTTTGTCCATGGGGTTCAACTGTGTTAGACTCACTTGGCCAGTTTTCTTGGTAACCAATGACACTCTGGGCTCCCTCACTGTAAGACAATCCCTTCAAAGCCATGGTCTCCTCGAATCAATATCTGGTATCCAGGCCAACAACCCCTCCATCATTGATCTCTCCCTCCTTGACGTTTACCAG GCAGTGGTGTCTAGTCTTGGGAACAATAATGTGATGGTGATACTGGACAATCACATAAGCAAGCCTGGCTGGTGCTGCAGTAATTTTGATGGCAATGGCTTCTTCGGTGACCAATATTTCGACCCGGATCTATGGATCACAGGCCTAACTAGAATGGCGAGCATGTTTAAAGGTGTGCCTAATGTGGTGGGCATGAGCTTGAGGAATGAGCTTCGAGGCCCCAAACAAAATGTCAATGATTGGTACAG GTACATGCAAAAAGGAGCTGAAGCAGTGCACTCAGCGAACCCCGATGTTATTGTCATTCTATCGGGCCTGAATTATGACAAAGACTTGTCTTTCCTGCGCAATCGACCGCTAAATCTAACATTTAGTGGTAAAATAGTGTTCGAAGTACATTGGTATGGCTTTACAGATGGGGAGGCATGGAAAAATGGCAACTCGAACCAAGTGTGTGGAAGAGTGGTGGATAATATGATGAGGGTATCTGGATTTTTGTTGGACCAAGGCTGGCCATTGTTTGTGAGTGAGTTTGGGGTGGATCAAAGAGGCACAAATGTTAATGATAATAGGTACTTGGGATGCTTCCTTAGTGTTGCAGCTGAACTTGACTTGGACTGGGCTTTGTGGACACTAGTTGGAAGCTACTATTTGAGGCAAGGTGTTCTAGGGATGAATGAGTACTATGGAGTTATGAATTGGAATTGGTGTGAGGCCAGGAATTCAACATTCTTGCAGCAAATATCTGTCCTCCAATCTCCATTTCAAG GGCCAGGTTTATCAGAAGCTAATCCACATAAAGTGATTTTCCACCCATCAACGGGTCTTTGTGTTTTGAGGAAATCAATGTTTGAGCCACTAAGGTTAGGTCGTTGCACTGAATCTGAAGCCTGGAACTATACACCTCAGAAGATACTGTCAGTGAAAGGGACATATTTCTGCTTACAAACAGATGACTTGGCCAAACCAGCAAAACTTGGTATAATATGCACAGATTCTAATTCAAAATGGGAAACCATCTCAGATTCCAAAATGCACTTTTCATCCAACGCCTCTAATGGCATAGCCGTTTGCCTAGATGTAGATTCCAACAACACCATCGTGACAAATACTTGCAAATGTTTGAGTAGAGATAACGCATGCGACCCGGAAAGCCAATGGTTTAAATTAGTTAACAGCACTAGAAGTTCCGCCATGACAAAACCTTTGTCTCAGATGAATTCAATCCTTAATTTCCCAGCGAAGGACTTTCATGGAAGTTTTTAG